GTGGTAGTTAAACAGCTTAACCACTGCTGGAAGTGACCAGTAAGGGTTTAATCATTAGACAAACAAGCctaaaaaaagcagaagtgCGGGAGGATTATGTATGAGGATTTATTACTTTTCTAGGTTAATGACTGCTGTGCTTGCAAATATGCAAAAGcactgaaaaaatatatatataaataaagaagagTATCCTGAAATTGTTTTTGACCTCGCAATGTTTAGCAGCACtgttaaaaaagatgaaagtaGTCTTGTCCAATGCCATCTAAAAAATATCTTTAGGGCTTAAACAGATGAGTAAGGCCATGTCCATGTGTTAATCTAAAACACGTTTACATAAAGCAAACATCAGATATGGAGTGGTTAATCCCAGGTGTCAGGAGTTTTCTGGAGGAGCACTCCATGTCTTAACCTGTTTCCCACTGAATCATTACCTTCTGAGTAACTAAAACAATTTCCAATCTGATGtgaaaggaaaacatttcaggCTTTACCCTAATTATTGTTTAAACTATATACACACAGAGTATTTGGTACACGTTCAAGAACGCACTAAATGCATGTTCACCCCACAGTGTTCACACTAAACAAGTGGGGAggggcttttttctttttctactaaCTGTATACTAGGGCATATCCGCATCATAcacttggaagaggcttggtttGAAGTTGAAGAGGTGCAAATCTCTCGAACTGAGCACAAAATGGAAATGGTTCAGTTCATTGTTAGCATCCTCGAAATGGCAGATATggattatcccttgtgctattttagatgaccccacccttattttgacctgttctccctaccatgacaaaggtggataaaggtggaaagatttcatataatccatggacaccagtgaagatcacaaatcattgaagaaaaaaggttcagagcactgtctagtgggtctagatgacccaactcccaatggtaaagtgcctaggatagcacaagggtcacgaTGATGTTAGGAGTGTAGCCTTGGTCTATCACTATCTATAAAACAAATGTAGACATTGTAAGACTCGTCTCtgtgtctgggttcaccagaAAAAACAGCCACAAGTTTGGTGAGtttccaagtccctgattggtcaaaatttgaCCTGGTTTGCTGGCAACACACTTCAATGGTTACATGTTTTAAGTCCGAAAATCGTCTTAAAAACTTGTGAGTGTGCGAGTTCAAGACTTGAGTACGCATCTTGAACGGGAAAGCCCAAAACGTGCATTTACATCGACTTTTTGTTAAATGTGGCCACTGACTgactgtaaagtgttgtatatccgtgcaaagctgtttttctcagcTCCAGACTTCTTTGGAATTATGTGTAAATCCTTGAAGAGTTACGATAATTCAAAGACCATtgacactggagctaaaactcCAGAGTTAAAGGGTTACAGTCTGCTTCTTTGTTACTCTGTATTGTCATTTTACTACtactttgttgttgtgtttttgtgctgttttggACGGGCCATTTCATAGCAATGTTTCTTAAAAAGGACTTCACATGGCCGGatagattttgttttcattcattagATTTGATCAATTCTGGAAGACAAGCTTTAGAATAACACTGAAATGATGCTAGATTATTCTGGTGACTTATTCCTGATAGGcatctttcacatttttacaaattcaaacttaaaaaaaaaatttcttctgGAAATACTATgtgtattttcatatttttgtgtgaaatcatGACGTTCACAAACATCTATGACAGTGAATATCTGACCATATCCAACACTGACAGTTCTTCCAAGAAGCTCACTCCTGCAGGTGTCAGAGGGCAGGGCAGCGCAGCCATCAGTGAGAAAAATGAGCTGTAAGCTGAAGCTGGAGCCCCTTTACTGCCAGCGTCTTACTGCTGCTTTCATCTGTTACCTCTATCTCAATGGTCATCTGGGGAACCTGGCGGCAGTGTTGCCATCAAATTGGTCCAGGGCAGGAAGGAATGGAGAAACAAAGATTATTATACAAAGAATGGGTATGTGTTGACAGAGGTGGGACCAGAATGTAGTCCTCTGCAAATGCCACAGTGTGTCTGTGCACATATCTCTGTGAGTATTAGCACACGAGTGAAAGTAACCATCATACGGACTCAGAAGTCTTTATGTGAGCTTAACAGATGACTTTtggttggaggaaaaaaaaataatactgtttATCTGCTCTAACTCCTTCCATTTCTTTGAGCATGAAGCAGCTGATACAGCGCAGCTTTCTCTGACAGCCTTACTCAGTTGAGTGCAGGATACAGTGAAGTTATTTGTGGGATTTGTTTGTGTAAGTGGATCTTCCTTTTATGTGTGCCAGTATGTTCTCGGAGAAATATTCTTGCAGCTGCATTTACATCACGTTTAGATGCATATTCTGGTGCCCCGTAGAAGTGTGTGCGAGTTTGCTTCAGCTCTTAACTTTAAAAGTCTCCATTTAAGCCGCTTTGACACAAAGCCACTGTTTACAAAGCTAACAGCTACATGGCTTTGTTGCACAGTTTCATAAGTAATGGCTCttctaaaattgttttttttttcaccaaactgTGTAAAAAAATTAGCAGCATGGTGCAGTGACAAGGCTTTTGGTTTGATTCTTTTTTGTAGCTGTTTGCTGATTATTTAGCTATTTTACCAGTGGTTAGGTGGAAAATACTTTGGTAGGCATTTTGCTGAAAGCTGCGAAGAACTGAagaatatatactttttttccttaaaaaatgttgctgttACAAAATAGACAAAGACCGCACAAAAGTTGGATTGAAGTTATGGAACACATGAGTTTAAACCTAAAATAttattaagaaaaaatgaaaatccaatGCATTTGTTCAATTGTAAATGTGGTACTGAATCAAAAAAAGGTATTGAAATGAATGAACTTGACGAATAGTGTCAATATTCCAACAAAGCAGgactaaatggtaaatggcgtgtacttaCTATACttatatatacttatatagcgctttctaccttcttacgaaggcccaaagcgctttacagtcacagtcctattcacccatgcacacacacattcacacactggcggcggctccgctgccaaacactggcgccaacctcccaccagaggcaagttggggttcagtgtcttgcccaaggacactttgacacatgggcgtggaaggcgggaatcgaacctgcaatcttacgatcatgggtcgtggctgcaccacggccgcccaagaGCCTAAGAGTGACACTGAAATAATTAGAGGACTTGTGTTCCTAAAGCAAATTATTGTTTGACAACTAAGCTACTGACAATGCAATTTAAAAGACACAATCTGGGCTAAGACACAAGGCAAAATTAAACTAAGCCTGACCTTCTGTTTCCAAATTCCAGGTTGCACCACACCCCGATGtcccaaatgttgcagttcctctttTAGGCGTGGGGGACAGGTGTCATTTCTGGTTTCTGGTTAAAAATTCTGGTTTACCAGAgccaaataaaaggttttaaaagagTTACTTTTCGATTagctgttttgatttgattaaaataattagAGGAGCTTGTTATTTTGATAGGCATGTGGGAGCCCCTATTTGGGTTTAACAGAATTTACTTTGTCCCACCTAACTGTGTGCCTGACCCACTTCAGGGTTCATTTTTGCTGTTCAGAATCCTAAAGCTAGGTTCAAAAACGCCCTCAGCAACACTCATTTAAGCgatcacttccaatgaaaagtctatgtaaacgcacaaaaataaacatttttgggcTTCGGCtatcaaaactcttgcgttcaagCATAGCTACACGTAAACGAGCGGCCATTGATTGTGTGTTGCTAGTTAAGCGAGGtataactttgaccaatcatggACTCGGATTTGACAGTGACATATGAATGGTGTCCCATTTAGGTcactgaagtgccaaccatttgaaaattgatcgtgaaggaaaaatgtataattatattttttaccCGGAATGAATGATACGACACCAAGTCTGTTATTTATCGGACCAGAGCTGTGAAAGCAGAAGCCTGGAgcaagttttttaattttggaacgctttgacatttcgcaccaagcctcttccaactgttgaaaaaattagaaagaaaaagcccctccctgcttgtctagtgtgaacaccatgtgccAATTGCccattcaagaacctgcgtttagcTCTTTCTTGAATGCACGTCACATGCCCAGTGAATCTGTAGCTTCAGGGTGATGTTAGATTTATCTGGCCACAGGTCAGTGATTTCACGATGAAGAGACAAGAAGAGAAGGAAGTGGTGATAGCAAATCAGACATCCATCTACTTGACAATTTTGAAGGAATTCAATTGAAGAGGTTTTCAAAAGAGCAGGCGTGTTGAGGGAGTGTCTCAAACAAAGCGGGGGTGTGTGGAAGCATTGGTCAGAGAGGAAAAATCTTGgaaagagctgtaaaagaagAGTTCCCTTCAATAAATTTAATTCATTCCTAAGGGAAGTTCAGTTTTTACAGCCTGTATGCTGCATACAAACATTCACACGGAAAAACAAGAAGTATAAAGAACAGAATTTAAGGCTAAATGAATGAGCATCATCTTCAAGGCCTGAAAGCAGCGTCAGGcaattaacttttattttggtatgaCAGCAGTTTGTGCCCTTTTAATATGATCTCACTGTTACTTTAGAAATGGAGGTTACACTATCTCCTTTTTGACAGTGTTTTTTCAAAAGGcccataaaaaaatggaatgaccCATTTAGGGCATAACTACTGTTGAAACCCTTCAATTGGCTCAAGCTCATTACGACAACATAAAGCGCCAAGAAAGTGGCCGTATTCCTCCTTGGCGCCCGCAATATTCTTTCATGTGacattaaatgctttgtttatacaaagtaccaaaagccaagcgGAAAAAATGAGCTGTTGGATGACCTCCATCATTAGCTTCATCCAACATACATCATGACGGTCCAACTTGGAGTGGAAAGACacacctgaattgcctggaccattctaaaccggacCGGACTGgactgctcagtggaaacaaggctatATAGTTAAACTGCTAATAATATTACATATTTCTAATACctgtaatttaacttttttgtgctttacttGTAGGAAGGTAGAAATGATTTTGTCCACATCTGCAGTGGTAGTGACATGGGGATGTATACAGTATGTATGTGTGGACTCTGGCTGCAGTGAGCCAGAGGAAAGGCCCATAAAGAAGACTTATGGCTCTATCTCCTGGACTTTGGGTCTCTGGGGGTGCACCTATGTGAAATAGACCTTTTAGTGCTGACACATGCCTCAGTGCCTTTAAGGCTGAGACGGAGATGATATTATGTTTCTGATGTATGCTGCTAGCACAAACACTTCTGAGATAATGATGACGGCTGAGGCCGTTGAGGAGCTTTGTGCTGTTGTAAAGTTTGTCCAGACGTGTTTTTTGCCGTGGACACCGGGCTCCATTTGAAATTCTATGCACAGCCTGTCATCTCAGTGAAGCTCTTGATGGTTAATTCATATTTGGACCATTTAGGTGTGATTGATGCTCTGCTCGGGGTACGCCTACAGCAGGAGGAGATTGGCTCCACTGTGCGCAAAAAGCTGTTGGTTTTATGAATAGCCCTGGTTTGCATTTATCAATAGTATGGATCTGAGCACTTCTGAGGCACAGAGATGGGTTGAGGAATTTGAATAAGTGTTCACCTTAAGGATGCCTGTGTGGTTGTTTCCAGGTAGAAAAAGACCTGAACTGTTTTGCAATAATGCATTAATAGAATGTTCTATGTTTGtcagcataaaacaattttcattgtaaAGAGCCTGTTCATCATGAAGTTGATAAAACTATATGCTCCTTTTtcaactttctttgtttttaatgttcctTGGGTCTCAGTCTTTAATGAAATTTCAAACATAACTCTGAAACACTTGTTTGTTCAGTGCTGTGCTACAAAAGACTATAgtttcaagaaaggaaaaatgtcaaaattatgTACTGGTACATATAATGAAGACAGATTTATTTGAGATATTTCTGTCAATTTTTATtgtatgaaaatataaaaattattaAGTATTGCATATTGCGTTACATTGTTgcctgcatgtttttgtgtctgaGCAAAGAGACTTAAAAATAACTTCTTTtctaagggaaaaaaaaaatttagagtCTTGTTCACAGTTTTGAAGCATGTCACCCTCATCCTCTCTTTAATTTCCATAGTTTAAATGAAGTTATTAcctattttcttgttttgataAAGATCTACCACATTTTGTTGAATTGAAGGATTCCGCTGGGGACCCGCAGACTCTAGGAGAGGGGAGGGTTGCACTTTTGGTGGCTGTATTAGTTTCAAAAGCGCTGCCAAAgggtacatttaaaaatattttattgactGATCTAATATGCTGTAGTTCCAGTATCTCTGGTTCCCTATTCTTTCAAATTTTGTTACAATtgaagctttttcttctttttaagaatcttttttttttttgtcacatgtaCTGTGTTTGAGTTTTTAGGTTTTGAGTTGCAATAGTGGACAGCAAACCATATGACGATGTTGAAAACCTTTTCACACGTTTCTGGTTTCAGGTTTCAGGTGACATGAAGCTTGTTTACTTGGACGATTTTTAAACCTTGGTGCAGACAAAACAAGAGACTTGTGGTTCGTTTGAAGGCAAACTTTGATTTTGTTCATTACTGTCAATTCAGATTCTCCAAcagacaaaagagaaaaagtgaATCAAAATATTGTTGAGTTAAGGAGGCAAAAGGGAATTATCTCCAATCCTAAAAAGGTTTGGAAATGTTCACAGTaataataactttattttaattaaacaatAATTGTTATAAGCTAGCTGTtattcatcattttcttttttgtctttctgccTGGTCAGAGTTTCCATTAGTAaataccattgactgtatatgataaCTGGAGtgagagaccccccccccccacacacacacacacacacactttaacaGGAAGTACACAGCAAAAACTGGAGAGTTGAAATTTCGGGGTTAAACAAACCAGAGTTGATTTCCACTCTTGAAGTGTTATTTTAACACATTGCGATTCAAATGGTGTTCAGTGTTGGGGTTATTTATCAGTGTTACCCAAATCAAGCTAATTTAACACTACAGAGAGTCAATGCCCCTGGGCTTCTGCCTCGGAAACCCTGTGCAAGAAAGTACAAGGTGCTGACACTCTTGAAGTGTTATTTTAACACATTGCGATTCAAATGATGTTCAGTGTTGGAGTTATTTTGGCCAAATGAAGTTCATTTGACACTATAGAGAGTCAAGGCCCCTGGGCTTTTGCCTCGGAAACCCTGTGCAAGAAAGTGCAACGTGGTAATTTTCCATGAGCTGCGGCAATTTCATCAGTGCTGGAAAAAGTTCTTCACAAGCGGTAAGTTAAACTAATTTATGGGGAAAAATACTGTTAAATGGCCCTTAGTATATACAATAATGTATCTAGAGAGAATTGTATAACTTTTCTacgcttttttgttgctgttaagCTGCTTTCACGCAGCGGTTTCATCCAACCCGTCCGTGGCCTTCTGTAATGCACTACACGCACAAATGTTGTAAATGCAGCTTTACCTTAACAGCTAATGCTACACACACAGACTtcgagtttcaatgttaagttaaTGTAGAGGATCTGTGGCGCGATTTGAGCGCAGTGTGTTTTCAGCGGCGCGgcctgagtttaaaaaaaaaaaaaaaaaaaaagaccgtTGGCAAGGTTGTCGCTTTTAAACAATCTGGGACTCGTCTCTGGGACTTGACGTTTTCGGGGACTCGATTAGCAGGTGAAGTACAAATCCAAAATGGCGACTCAACGTCACaattccatccatccgtccatccatcttcttaacccgCTTTATCCCTTTCGGAGCAGCGGGGTTGCCGGAGCACGTCCGATTTTACTGTTAAGGAAAGGTGGGGTAAaccttggacaggtcgccagtttgttCCAGGGCCCATGGGGCTGGAGCGCTCCACATCCACCTTGGCGGACAGACAGACATGATAAAGCCACCTGTTTACTTAGGCCTACTCCCTTTCGAACTAATACAGGAACAGCAAGCCTTAACTTGGTCACAGACACACGAAATTACGTTCTGTGTGAATGCAGTTAGGGATTTTAGATaactattttacattttaggaaaatgtgttttcctgcatttatataattttatttatttactatttagCAAGTTTCATGTATGCTTGAATCatgtaaaaaactatttttgactTTTAACCAGTTGTGGCATCCCTTAAAAAAACGTACTCAAAATTGCATCTGTCCTGTGGAAGGAAGGAATTTTTTAGTGTCACTTTGCAAAAAGTTACTACatactaaaaaacaaatttttacagGTGGGACAAAATTTTAAGACAGACACAACAGACACCCTTTCCTGCTTGTAATCGCTGGATGTCATGTGGACGTAGATTATCCGAGAAATTAAATAGGGAATGTCGTTTTATTTTACTCTGtgttgcaaaatgcattttataaGCAAAATgtatacaagtttttttttttgtattttaattgttttatttagagCTATGGACAATGATTTAACCTAATATTTATGAAGTCTATCTTTGTGGGCTGGTAAGGGCTGTCAAATTTTttgtgtgggtggggggttaCTTAAGTATAATTGAATTTTATAACGCAACCTTGCTTTAATCAATATTTACACCACATTGTAAATGTAACTAAATTTTATAATCTAATTCTTGTAGGTCAATTGGTGTTGCTCTTCAGCTTCAGAGGGTCTCATCTGGTAAACCCTAAGTGAAGGAGGTAAGTCTTGATAGTCATGTTAGCAGTGTcagcatgccccccccccccccccccccccctattttttgttcttttatggaAAGCTCACCCTAACATATACCAGACTTGGTGattacataattgactttgCATATTACAtggctcacacacacacctcattCTGGAACCCACTGCATGGGTTTTATAAGTTTCAAAACTCTGTAGTGGATAACATAGTTGACAGGTTTATTACTGTGTCCAtatgactgtttttaattttagcttgAATTGTTTAAGTTGTATGCTAAAAAAATGCttatttctgtcatgtttttttttttggtatggTTCAGTAAAATGCTGGTGCAGGTTCGCTACCGCCAACAGCAGAAATATGTAAAGCTGGATGAAGTTGATGGAAAGTTTGATTTCATGCAACTGCatgaaaaaggtttgtttttaaatttcgtTTGAAGaggaaatacattttgtgtAGGTGATTTTGTATCCAAATTAGTTTATTCATTTGTGAAGTGAGAATAGTGCTGGCTTAAAAGGTGCTCTCAGAAATATCTCATCTTTTCCAGTCATCGAGAGGTTTTGCCTGCCACCTGACGCAAAAGTAGTATACAAAGATGCAACAGGGACAGAAGTTGACGAAGACATTTTCAATGACCTTGTCAGCCAAGGCAGCgttgttttaacagttttcccAAGTGATGGTGAGAAATGTAAAGGGTCAGTTACATGAAGCAATTCAGTGTCAAATGGTGGAACCTGAACTCTCAAATCagtctacagaaaaaaaaaacaatttgtagtATAATGTGGAATCCAACAAGATGCAATAAATTTTGCAACATTTGAACGaagatgtacatttttttttatttctgaaatttattttttctcctagAGTTTACTGATTGCTCCTTGTCCTCTCCATCTGAATGGTCTGACTCAAGCTTCAGTTCAAGTGCAAGTGCATCAACTGTACTTTTAGATGAGATCCCAAGGAAAAAATCAAGAGTTGAAGGAACAATCAATGCAGTTTCTGCAAAAAAGGTTGGAACAAAGTTCAAATATctctgtcaacattttttttgccgtttaattacaatttttgtCTTCCCTAAGTTGATCGAAGCTGTACTTGGAGCCAGTTCAGGTGGTGAAGAGGTCCTTGAAGAATATCACGCATCACAGACTCTTAAAGATTCTACCAGAAGAAAGCTGGTCAATATAATAGTGGCCCACATGATTGATAAACATGGGTAATGTGCCCAGTTTTTgtagacttaaaaaaagaatcaaaactgTTTATCTATTACTATAGTAATCCCAATTGAATCTCTTCCCAGACATCTCCCCACTAAAGCTGTTAGAGAAGAATATGCTCTTGGGATAGTGACACTTTTTCCATCCCTGAAAGACCCATACTCCGAGAAAGGCTACGTATGTAtaattattattgtaatattcGTTGAGATAGTATTTATGATTTGTGTTGTTAGGTTCTGGGTGGgcattttgatttctgatattcttaaaaatgacagacaaTGCACTAAGTGTTAATGTATTTCCATTTCAGGAACACTTCTATGATGCTGCAAGCAGTACAGGATACATTTCTTGGCGTCTTAAGACCATCCAGAGAAAGATTCGACGAGAATCTACCACTTCAAATAGCCTCACTGGCCTTTGTCAAGGAGGAGGTAATACATCTGCAAACTGGTCATCTTATGTCAGCTAGTGTAGTAGAAGAGAGCAAAGATGGTTTTAGGTTTGTATGCTGTCACCTCTTTCACAAAAGTAGTTTGTATGTCTGACATTAGAAAGCCACTTTCCTCTTCAGGGGGCCCTAAATTCCAGAGATCTGTTGTAgttgaggagcagcagctggatgGAGATGCTTGTCAGGAGGCAATGTCTTTGCTCAATTATGCCACAGACACTACGCAAATTTTTCGAAAGATGAGAGAGACGTTTCAGCATCGGCAAAAACTCATCAATGACTCAGACAAAACGCTTGACATCCTGTCAATCTTCCCAAGATTCCTGGATACCAAAGGATTGGTAAGTATGCAGTGATATTTTGAGATCTACTTGAAATGTGCAGAATGTGGTGatagtatattttttatttttcataggtAAATCAAGACTTCATTCTCTTGTTTAATGACGAGGTATCCAACCGGCTGCTTCAGAAATGGGACCCGATCTTTAGATGCAACGTTATCAAAGAGGCCAAGCAGCTCACTTCAACACCAGAGCTTCGTCAGTTGTTGCATTCAGCGGAGAGTCCACAAGGAAGTCATGAGGCAATGAGTGAGTTTTGCTCTCTTGTGTTTACAATTCAATACTTTATTAACATaactttttttgtactttgctTTGTGTAAGTCTTTAAAAGTTCAATGACCTAAAAGATCATGAAGTACATGAATTTGCAGTACATTTGAATGCAGGTTTGTTAAATCAGATTATTAGGGGCAT
The DNA window shown above is from Oryzias latipes chromosome 14, ASM223467v1 and carries:
- the LOC111948672 gene encoding uncharacterized protein LOC111948672; translated protein: MLVQVRYRQQQKYVKLDEVDGKFDFMQLHEKVIERFCLPPDAKVVYKDATGTEVDEDIFNDLVSQGSVVLTVFPSDEFTDCSLSSPSEWSDSSFSSSASASTVLLDEIPRKKSRVEGTINAVSAKKLIEAVLGASSGGEEVLEEYHASQTLKDSTRRKLVNIIVAHMIDKHGHLPTKAVREEYALGIVTLFPSLKDPYSEKGYEHFYDAASSTGYISWRLKTIQRKIRRESTTSNSLTGLCQGGGGPKFQRSVVVEEQQLDGDACQEAMSLLNYATDTTQIFRKMRETFQHRQKLINDSDKTLDILSIFPRFLDTKGLVNQDFILLFNDEVSNRLLQKWDPIFRCNVIKEAKQLTSTPELRQLLHSAESPQGSHEAMTYDAEMASLLLLLYLLPPPPGGPKFPKISASDAVEKVIVFHKSCCSLEEHLQNQQNHQPYLLAVGREKRNIDRFYISIDKRLIPCQANRSLGAFDELFKAHFVFSVSYDGALLNFYTFLQTTVYNIDMGKMKVSPRIRDMRAKLLNQEVLLTTQI